The Pectinophora gossypiella chromosome 10, ilPecGoss1.1, whole genome shotgun sequence genome contains a region encoding:
- the LOC126370441 gene encoding uncharacterized protein LOC126370441 — protein MALVIEEARVKKSYNFDEAIDLTGTGWYNTGLLAATSISILAMCIDIFSLSIVVPLCSCDLQLDLMQKSILVSMPFLGPVFTAYCWGYVSDTQGRRLSLLLGMSVSFLMSTLSAFSPNWIVMAICKFLGTCFCSSAQSVTFALLGESCPERIKGKYMLVMSSIVHQGMAIYHVLAYLIAHNLDFSYDLGLIKFVPWRLLILVLALPLGLSAMALMFFYESPKFLLNAGREDEALEVLRRIYRRNCKKTEYPVEKLEKLNEKGNFQTEKVSRLQSLRDQTVPLFKPPLLFNTILLYCLLVVAYGVSGSLYIWLPFIATAYTSDSGDYSQGLCSVISQNNTISSSSVEDNCQAVNLTIVIAILISANFYTFLNFLMSKVASRKRLLMLGILSFASVSCFLITVIPNRASGIAYLGVLSTSICMGPTFAYFVELFPTSYRGMAACLGVMVARISSVAGINLVGPFITNQCTYTFYALTAILISGVLMSLLLPPDRPKAIQ, from the exons atGGCATTAGTAATTGAAGAAGCAAGAGTCAAAAAATCTTATAACTTTGATGAAGCGATCGACTTAACAG GTACAGGATGGTACAACACGGGTCTGCTAGCAGCCACCAGCATCTCAATCCTGGCGATGTGCATTGACATTTTCTCCCTGTCAATAGTGGTGCCACTCTGCTCTTGCGACCTCCAGCTCGACCTCATGCAGAAGAGCATCCTGGTTTCTATGCCTTTCTTGG GTCCAGTGTTCACAGCGTACTGCTGGGGCTACGTGTCTGACACGCAGGGCCGCAGGTTGAGCCTCCTGCTGGGCATGTCAGTCAGCTTCCTCATGTCGACCCTCAGCGCCTTCTCCCCCAACTGGATTGTCATGGCCATTTGTAAATTTCTCGGCACTTGCTT CTGCAGCAGCGCACAGTCAGTAACATTTGCTCTACTCGGCGAGTCGTGTCCAGAACGGATCAAGGGCAAGTACATGCTGGTCATGTCTAGTATTGTCCACCAGGGCATGGCGATATATCATG TTCTCGCCTACCTAATTGCCCACAATTTGGATTTCTCATACGATCTTGGCCTGATAAAGTTCGTTCCTTGGAGGCTACTGATTCTGGTCCTAGCTCTGCCTCTGGGTCTAAGTGCTATGGCTCTAATGTTCTTCTACGAGAGTCCCAAGTTTCTACTCAATGCTGGACGTGAGGATGAGGCTTTGGAGGTTCTGAGACGAATATACAGGAGGAATTGCAAGAAAACGGAGTATCCg GTAGAAAAACTGGAAAAACTAAATGAGAAAGGGAACTTTCAAACTGAGAAGGTGTCTCGCTTGCAGTCTTTACGCGATCAAACAGTACCATTGTTCAAACCACCGCTGCTGTTCAATACTATACTCTTGTATTGTTTGCTTGTGGTTGCTTATGGCGT GAGCGGAAGTTTATACATCTGGCTGCCGTTCATAGCTACAGCCTACACGTCCGACTCAGGCGACTACAGCCAGGGCCTCTGCAGCGTCATCTCACAGAACAACACCATTAGTAGCAGTTCT GTGGAAGACAACTGCCAAGCAGTGAATCTGACGATTGTGATAGCGATCCTGATCTCCGCAAACTTCTACACCTTCCTCAACTTCCTGATGTCGAAGGTCGCATCGAGGAAGCGGCTGCTAATGCTTGGCATCCTATCATTCGCCTCTGTCTCCTGTTTCCTGATCACCGTTATCCCTAACAGGGCCTCTGGCATTGCCTATCTAGGGGTGCTGTCTACTAGTATCTGTATGGGGCCTACGTTCGCGTACTTTGTGGAGCTTTTTCCAACTTCTTATCG GGGCATGGCAGCGTGTCTGGGCGTGATGGTGGCCCGTATCAGCAGCGTGGCTGGCATCAACCTGGTGGGACCGTTTATCACCAACCAGTGCACCTACACCTTCTACGCACTTACTGCTATTCTTATAA GTGGCGTGTTGATGTCACTCTTATTGCCTCCAGATAGACCTAaagcaatacaataa